One genomic window of Quercus robur chromosome 6, dhQueRobu3.1, whole genome shotgun sequence includes the following:
- the LOC126733237 gene encoding protein CPR-5 — protein MELEAPSSSPQQSSIPAFDSIANPMVQDPPPLIATTTGPTDNGEENKNTKKKKKKKKNIILITKNNNNKKRVSKDYDNHSSSSCSSSSSSSTRVVLRRRNPRPLFGAAPPRNLGKVDAIALPLGMSIAAVVALVLETKDPAGGRMSIDHLSTICTSAVRESLVNVFGVNFDCFMRNFEKSFGSTLRTLRLINESHVKSGGHHFNNLNEEGPTPAVTLDKGGCTNNSSVEDFQSDAALQNFATQDLLNTIEEVRENMLTGSITQELALHGQTNQVACVFPRISDSAIEQSMHGSIQNSLIEQARSNNLKVLELGLTMKRLKLKETQLALNYDSNHLERSKLAMGISKASFKAEKFQSQLEETRHSELLRKCIDCLVAGLLIMSASLLYGTYVFSYKRITEATESCTPSPKESKSWWIPSPMASFNSGLHVLRCQVQVVSRMLFGVFMIIAIAFLLLQRSSTTKQIMPVTVMLLLLGIACGFAGKLCVDTLGGSGYYWLLYWEILCVLHFFSNVCTSTLFRFLHGSLNLSQGTKGNAIFPYWIRRFLFYAILLLFLPLFCGLVPFASLGEWKDHILLLVTDYLITGNEL, from the exons ATGGAATTGGAGGCTCCTTCTTCTTCGCCTCAACAATCCTCCATTCCCGCCTTCGATTCCATTGCCAATCCGATGGTCCAAGATCCTCCTCCTCTTATAGCCACGACCACGGGTCCCACCGACAACGGTGAAGAGAACAAGAATacgaaaaagaagaagaagaagaagaaaaatattatcttgATCACGAAGAACAACAATAACAAGAAAAGGGTATCTAAAGATTATGATAACCATTCCTCGTCTTCATGTTCATCCTCATCATCTTCGAGCACGCGCGTGGTTCTCAGACGCCGAAACCCTAGGCCTCTGTTTGGCGCGGCGCCGCCTCGTAATCTCGGCAAGGTGGACGCCATCGCTCTCCCTCTCGGAATGTCGATTGCAGCTGTTGTTGCTCTG GTTCTGGAAACGAAAGACCCAGCAGGTGGAAGGATGTCTATCGATCATCTTTCAACG ATCTGCACTTCGGCTGTCAGAGAATCTTTAGTCAAT GTCTTTGGTGtaaattttgattgttttatGAGGAACTTTGAGAAGTCATTTGGGAGCACCTTGAGGACCCTTAGATTGATCAATGAATCACATGTAAAAAGTGGGGGACATCATTTCAACAACCTTAATGAAGAAGGCCCTACTCCAGCTGTGACTCTTGATAAGGGAGGATGTACAAACAACTCCAGTGTAGAAGATTTTCAGTCAGACGCAGCCTTGCAAAATTTTGCAACTCAGGATCTATTAAATACCATTGAAGAGGTGAGAGAGAATATGCTAACTGGTTCCATTACTCAGGAACTTGCCCTTCATGGGCAAACAAATCAAGTGGCTTGTGTCTTTCCGCGCATATCTGATTCTGCAATCGAGCAGTCCATGCATGGCAGTATTCAGAATTCTCTCATAGAGCAAGCTCGTTCTAATAACCTTAAAGTTTTGGAGCTTGGTCTTACTATGAAAAGATTGAAGTTGAAAGAGACACAGCTGGCTCTTAACTATGATTCGAATCATTTAGAGAGGTCAAAACTAGCCATGGGAATATCAAAGGCATCTTTTAAAGCTGAAAAATTCCAGAGTCAGTTAGAAGAGACAAGACATTCTGAGCTGCTTAGAAAGTGCATAGACTGTCTTGTTGCTGGTTTGCTTATCATGTCAGCTTCCCTGTTATATGGCACTTATGTGTTTTCATACAAAAGGATTACTGAAGCTACTGAATCTTGTACACCTTCACCCAAG GAGTCCAAGTCTTGGTGGATCCCAAGCCCAATGGCATCTTTCAATTCAGGGCTGCATGTCCTTCGGTGCCAGGTTCAAGTTGTGAGTCGAATGCTGTTTGGTGTCTTCATGATTATCGCAATTGCTTTTTTGCTTCTCCAGCGCTCATCAACTACAAAACAGATAATGCCTGTTACGGTCATGCTCTTGCTGTTAGGAATTGCCTGTGGTTTTGCAGGCAAGCTTTGTGTAGATACTCTGGGAGGGAGTGGATATTATTGGCTCCTATATTGGGAGATTCTCTGTGTGCTGCACTTCTTCTCTAATGTCTGTACATCAACCTTGTTCCGTTTCCTTCATGGTTCTTTAAATTTATCTCAAGGGACAAAAGGCAATGCAATATTTCCCTACTGGATCCGCCGATTTCTGTTCTATGCCATCTTGCTCTTGTTTCTACCACTATTCTGTGGTCTTGTGCCTTTTGCAAGTCTTGGTGAGTGGAAAGATCACATTTTGCTGCTGGTGACAGATTATCTAATTACTGGTAATGAACTATAG